In the genome of Luteitalea pratensis, the window GACCATCGGCGCGGCACGGGCGCCGTGGCGCCTGAGGATGTCCGCGCCTACAGCCTCGATGTCGGCCGGCGTCGTGCCGGGCACGACAGCCGCCCGCATCGCCGCCAGCGCATCGGCCACGACACGGCCCGCCCGCCGCATGCCGAACAACTCTTCTGTCGTCGTGATGGACATGGGGCGACGATAACACCACCGGGTACCGGGTACCGGGTACCGGGTACCGGGTGCCGGGTGCCGGGTGCCGGGTGCCGGGTGCCGGGTGCCGGGTGCCGGGTGCCGGGTGCCGGGTGCCGGGAATCCGCTGATCGCGGATCGGGAACTTCGGGATTGGGGATTCGGGATTCGGGATTCGGGATTCGACTCATGGCGGGATTGGGGTAAGGGGTATTCCGCGCCAGGCGTTAAGCGTTAGGCGTTAGGCGTTTTCAGCGTTCGACGTTCAGCGTTCAGCGTTCTGCGTTCTGCGTTCCTCTGATACCGTGTCCCCGCTCCGAATGCCTCGGGGCCGTGACGACAGGGAGACACCGACGTGCAGGGTGTGTTTTCGGTACTCGCGACGCCGTTCCGTCAGGGCGGGGACGTCGACGTCGAGAGCCTTCGGCGCTACGTCGAGCATTTCATTGGCGCCGGCGTGACCGGCTTCACGGCGCTCGGCGTCCTGGGCGAGGCGGCGCGTCTCACCGAGCGCGAACGGGCGCTGGTGCTCGACACCGTGTTGGGACAGGTCAACGGCCGCGCCCCGGTCGTGGTCGGTACGACGACGGAGGGCCTGCAGACCTGCCTCGAGTTGAGTCGTGCAGCGCAGGCCGCGGGCGCCACCGCGGTGATGGTGAGCCCGCCGCGTGCGCCGAAGCTGAACTCGGCGAGCGTGAAGGCGCACTTCGCGGCGCTTGCCGAGGCGCTGACCATTCCGATCGTCATCCAGGACTTCCCACCCGTCTCGGGCTTCACGATGGAGGCCTCGCTGCTGGTGCAGATCGCGCGGGAGATCCCGACCGCCCGGACGATCAAGCTCGAGGATCCGCCCACGCCGCTCAAGACCGCGCGTCTGCTCGACGCGGCCGGAGACGTGGCGCTCACCATCTTCGGAGGCCTCGGCGGCGTGTACCTGCTCGAGGAACTGATGGCCGGATCGGCCGGCGCGATGACCGGCTTCGCCTTCCCCGAAATCCTGGTCGCCATCGTCAGCCGCTGGCACGCGGGCGACCGTGATGGCGCAGCCGACCTGTTCTACAAGACGGTGCCGCTGATGCGCCTGGAGTTCCAGGAAGGCATCGGCATGGCCGTTCGCAAGGAAGTGTTGAAGCGGCGCGGCCTGATCGCCGACGCCTCCACGCGGGCGCCCGGTGCGACGATCGACCCCGGCACGCGCGCAGCACTCGATCGCTTGATCACCTGGACCGCAGCACAGGAAGGACTGGCATGGATCTCGGATTGACGGGCAAGGTGGCGATGGTGGGCGGCGCGAGCCGCGGGCTCGGCCTCGCCGTGGCACGGGCCCTGGTGGCCGAAGGCGCGCAGGTGTCCATCGCCTCGCGCGATGACGTACGCATCGATGCCGCGGCCGCCGCGTTGCGCGACGGCACGCCCGGTGCGCAGGTGCTCGCCGTGCCGGCCGACCTCCGGACCAGTGACGACATCACCACCTGGCATGACGCGACGATGGAACGGTTCGGCGGGGTGGACCTGCTGTTTGTCAACACCGGAGGGCCGCCGCCGGGCCCGGCACTGTCGTTCGACGACCAGGCCTGGCAGCAGGCCGTCGATCTGTTGCTGCTGAGCGCAATCCGGATGGTGCGGCTGGCGGTGCCGGTGATGGCCGCGCGTGGCGGCGGCAGCATCCTGATGACGACCTCGTCGGCGATCAAGGAACCCATCGCCAACCTCGCGCTGTCCAACGTCGTGAGGGCCAGCGTCTCGGCGCTGGTCAAGACGCTGTCCAACGAACTCGCGCCGCAGCGGATCCGGGTCAACAACCTCGTCCCGGGACGCATCGACACCGATCGGGTGCGGGAGCTCGACGAGGGCCGCGCGAAGATCGCCAGCATCAGCCTCGAGGAGCAGCGCACCCGGATGGAAGCGACCATTCCCACCGGCCGGTATGGCGCCCCCGACGAGTTCGGCAAGGCCGCGGCGTTCCTGCTGTCGGACGCCTCGGCCTACACGACCGGCGCGATCCTCCAGATCGACGGCGGGCTCATCAAGGGCGTCTGGTAAGGAAGGCCATACACATGCACCCCGTGCGCAGCGTGCTGCTCGCCGCCTCGGAGAACCGGTGGATGCGGGAGAACGCCACCCGGCTGCCGGTGTTCCGCAGGGCCGTCAAGCGCTTCATGCCGGGCGAGCGCCTCGAGGACGCGCTCGATGCGGCCGACGCGCTGCGACGCCAGGAGGGAATCGCGACCATCCTCACGCGTCTCGGCGAGGGCGTCACGCAGATGACCGAGGCCGACGCCGTCACCGAACACTATCTCGATGCCGCCGGCCAGATCGAGCAACGGCAACTCGATACGCAGATCTCGGTGAAGCTGACCCAGCTTGGCCTGGACATGGACCCGGCACGCTGTCGCGCCCACGTGCGCCACCTCGCCGCGCGTGCCGCGGCCGGTGGCGCCATGCTCTGGATCGACATGGAGCAGCACCAGTACGTGCACCCCACGCTGGAGCTCTACCACGCCGTGCTCGCGGAACACCGCAACGTCGGCGTGTGCCTGCAGGCGTACCTGTATCGGACGGAGAAGGACCTGCAGGCGATCATCGAGGCCGGCGGAGCCGTGCGCCTCGTCAAGGGTGCCTACAAGGAGCCGGCCAGCGTTGCCTGGCCGAAAAAGGTCGATGTCGATGCGAGCTACCTGGCACTCGCGAAGACCATGATCGGGACCGACGCCGGCGCACGCGGCTTCCGCGCCGTGTTCGGCACGCACGACGTGACCATCATCGACGCCATCCAGCAGCACGCGAAAACCACCGGCGTCGCCAACGATGCCTATGAGTTCGCCCTGCTCTATGGCATCCAGCGGAGCGTGCAGCAGCAACTCGCCCGCGACGGCTATGGCCTGCGCGTGCTCATCAGCTACGGCGACTACTGGTTCCCGTGGTACATGCGCCGCCTCGCCGAACGCCCCGCGAACGTCTGGTTCGTTGCGCGGACGATGTTTGCCAAGTAATCGGCCTTGGCCCTTGGGCCTTCGGCATGACGTTCCCAGTGTTCGCCGCAGGTCTCATGTCTCAAGTCTCAGACCTAACTAAGAACCCTGGACCATGAACGTTCGGGCGCTGCGTTCGACGTTCGTCGGAGGCTAAGCTGCTGATCCGTAGACCGTAAGCCGTGGGCTACAGGCTGCAGGCTGTAGGCCGGAAGCCGTGAGACCTGAGCCCTGAGCCCTGAGACCTGAGACCTGAGACGTGAAGATCGACTCTCACCAACACCTGTGGCGTTTCGATCCGGTCGAGTACGGCTGGATCGACGAGAAGGCGACCGCGCTGCGCCGCAGCTACCTGCACGCGGACCTGGCGCGTGAGCTGACGGCCTCGGGGCTGGACGGCGCCGTGGCCGTCCAGGCGCGGCAGTCGCTGGCCGAGAACGACTTCCTGCTCGGGCAGGCCACGGCATCCGGTGGGCGGATTCGTGGCGTGGTCGGTTGGGTGAATCTCGCGGCCGATGATGTGGACGAGGTACTGGGCCGCTACGCGCCGCAACCACGGTTCGTGGGCGTGCGTCACGTCGTGCAGGGGGAGACCGATCCCGGGTTCCTGGCCAGGCCCGCGTTCAATCGCGGCGTCAGCCGATTGCGGCGCCACGGTCTCGTGTACGACGTCCTCATCTACGCCGCGCAATTGCCGGCGGCGATCGCGTTCGTGGATCGTCACCCGTCGCAGCCGTTCGTGCTGGATCACATCGCCAAGCCAACGATCGCGGCGGGGCGTATCGACGAGGCCTGGGCGCGATCGTTCCGTGAGATCGCCAAGCGATCGCACGTGACGTGCAAGCTATCGGGCGTGGTCACCGAGGTGCGTGACGCGACCTGGAGCATCGATGTCATCAGGCCCTACGTGGACCTCGCGATCGAGGCCTTCGGACCGGCGCGGCTGATGTTCGGGTCCGACTGGCCTGTCTGCCGGCTCAAGACCGAGTACGGCGACTGGGTGCGGACCGTGCAGGCGCTCACCTCGGGATGGTCCGCGGCCGAGCAGGCGGCATTCTGGGGCGGCACGGCTGCCACCACGTACAAGTTGGCGCCTGATGCCTGATGCCTGATGCCTCATGCCTGATGCCTGATGCCTGATGCGTCGAGCAAGCTCGACGCCTACGCCTCTGTGGCGCGGCCTGTGGTTTACGGTGCCCGGTGCCCGCTCTGTAGCGGTCGACCTTGGTCGACCGTCGAGGCGTTCACCGTCACTCTGATCGACGTTCGGCGTTCAGCGTTCTGCGTTCGTCTGGCGTCGCCCTGTCGCTCCGCTGGCCGTTCCCGGAGTATGCTGCGTCCATGACCCGTCAACCCTCGCGCCGACGCTTCCTCGTTCACTCGGCCGCCGGTGCCGCGGCGACGTTCGGCGCCGTGTCGGCACCCGCTGTGATCTCGGCGCAGTCCCAGGCTCGCGTCGCCGGCGCCAATCGCCGCGTGCGGGTCGGACTCATCGGCTGCGGCGGCATGGGCAACGGCGACCTGCGCGACATGCTCAAGGCGGGCGCGCAACTGGTCGCCCTCTGCGACGTCGACGACCGGCAGGTCAGCAAGACTGCCGCCAGCATGTCGAAGCAGTTCAACCAGACGGCGGAACTGACCACGCGCGACTTCCGCAAGGTGCTCGACCGCAAGGACATCGATGCGGTGATCGTCGGGACACCCGATCACTGGCACGCACTGCCGACGGTGATGGCCTGCCAGGCCGGCAAGGACGTCTATGTCGAGAAACCGCTCGCGCTCACGATCGGCGAGGGCCGGGTGATGGTCGATGCGGCGCGCACGCATGGCCGGGTGGTGCAGATGGGCACCCAGCAACGCAGCGCGAAGCACTTCACCGACGCCGTCGACTACGTGAAGGGCGGCGCACTCGGCAAGATCCGCCTGGTGAAAACCTGGGCCTACCAGGACTGGATGGGCAACATCCCCGTCAAGCCCGATGGACCGGCCCCCGCCGAAGTCGACTATGACATGTGGCTTGGCCCCGCGAAGCTGCGGCCGTACAACGAGAACCGATTCCACTTCAACTTCCGCTGGTACTACGACTACTCGGGCGGGCTGATGACCGACTGGGGCGCCCACATGATCGACATCGCCAACTGGGGCATGGGCGTCAAGGCGCCGAAGGCAGCGGTCTCGGTTGGCGGCAAGTTCGGCTTCCCCGACGATGCCGAGGAGACCCCGGACACGCAGCAGGCGCTCTGGGAGTGCGACGGATTCTCGATGGTGTGGGAGCACGCCACCTCGATCGGCCAGGGGCCCTACATGCGCGATCACGGCGTCGCCTTCCATGGCAACAACGGCGTGCTCGTGGTGGACCGCGGCGGCTGGGAGGTCCTGCCGGAGACCGAGACCAAGAGCGGCAAGAAGACGTACCGGATGATGGGCGAGCCTCGCCGGGGCGCCGGTAACGAGGACTCGCATCTCAAGCACGTGCAGGACTTCCTCGACTGCATGGACACGCGCAAGGCACCGCGGTCCGACGTCGAGGTCGGTCACAACTCGATGATCGCGTGCCACCTGGCCAACATCGCGTTCCGTCTCAAGCGCCGCGTGCAGTGGGACGCCGACAAGGAGCAGTTTGTCGGCGACGAGGAGGCGCAGCGCCTGCTGATGCCGCAGTACCGGGCGCCGTGGGTGCTCCCGAAGGTCACCAAACCGACGTCGTCGGCTGCACGCTAGCGCGCGCAGCCTGGCCCGCAGCCTGCAGACAACTGTGTGAACCAGCGGGTCGCCTGCGCGATGCTCGCAAGCGCGGGCACCACGTGACCGTCGTGGACGACAGACGCCGTGCGGTGGAGGCGGCGATTGACGGGACGTTCGACCTGGTCCTGATGGACGTGCAGCTGCCCGAGATGAGCGGCCTCGAGGCCACCGCGGCGATTCGCACCAGCGAACGCGGCACCGGGCGGCGTCTGCCCATCGTGGCCATGACCGCCGACGCGATGCCGGGCGACCGCGAGCGCTGTCTCCGTGCGGGCATGGACGACTACCTGACCAAGCCGGTCACCATGCGCGCACTCAGCGACATCGTGGAGCGGCTCAGCGAGACGCCGGCGCCTCGCAAGCGGGCCGGCTGATCGCCCGGCGCAGCCTCGACGCCCGGGCGTCGCCAGGTTGTCGTATAAGACTGGGATGCCCCTGCTGACCGGCCCTCGCGCCACCCGCCGACAGTTCCTGGTTACCGCTGGTGCCGCTGCCGCCAGCCTCACCTTCACGCGCCTGTCAGTATCGGCAGCGCAGGGTCCGGCGCACCCGCTCCGCCTCGCGCTGCTCGCGGATACGCACATCCCCGCGAATCCGGCCGACCGATCCCGCGGCTTCTCCCCCGTCGACAACCTCGCGAAGGTCGTGTCGCAGGTGCTCGCCACGCCCGCCGACGGCGCGCTGGTCGGTGGTGACCTCGCACGCCTGAAGGGACTGCCGGAGGATTACGCGCGCCTGCACGAGATGCTGGCGCCGGTGCTGGCGAAGATGCCGACCGGCCTCATCCTCGGCAACCACGACAATCGCGAGAACTTCCGCCAGGCATTTCCCGCAGTGGCCGGCGCGGCACCGGCCCTGGCCAACAAGCACACGACCACCCGCGAGGCCGGCGGCCTGCGCTTCGTGCTGCTCGACTCGCTGCTGGCCACCGACGTGACGCCGGGGCAGCTCGGTTCCGCGCAACGCACGTGGCTGGCGTCGCAACTGGCGGGCTCATCCACCCCGACGGTGATACTCGTGCATCACACGCTCGGCGGCAACGACGGCGAACTCATGGACGCCGAACGCCTCTTCGACGTGCTACGGCCGCATCGCCAAGTGAAGGCGATCATGTACGGGCACTCGCACAAGTACGAAGTGATCGAGCGCGAAGGCCTGCAACTCATCAACCTGCCTGCCGTGGGCTACAACTTCGTCGACAACGAACCCGTCGGCTGGATCGACTCGGTGTGGACCGACGAAGGCGTGGATCTCACGCTGCGATCCATCGGCGGCAACCAGGCGGGTAACGGGCAGACCACGTCGGTGCACTGGGCACGCTGAAATTGCGATGCGAGTCGTAGCTGCTGATGTTCAGGTCGTCGAGCAGCTGGACGAACGCGGGCGCGTCGGCCAGCGCCCGGTTGGTGACGACCTCGTCGAGCCGCGCGTCTTTCAGGGATGGCGGCAGGACATCCCTCCGCGTCACGGCAGACGTCGACGCCAGGTAGCGCGACGACACGACGGGACGCCGCTCCCCGTCCTCGAGGACCTCGAAGTCGTCCTTCACGAGATCGGCGCATCACCGTCGCCGGTCACGACGGCGGAGACCTCGACCAACGCGATCTCGGCCCGGAACGATGGCCGATCCAAAGGCGGCTGCGCCGGGTTCTGCGCCTGCGGCCTCGCGGCCAGCAGCACCCCGGCCGCGACGACGCCGGCCACACACACCGCCCCTCTCCCCGACCTCATTCGTACGTGTTCTCTTTCGTGGGCTGGGCCGGGCTCGGAGAGCCGGCCCTACCGATCGTCCGGCGGCTACACGTTCGCGTGGTAGCCGTCGACCTTCCGCGTGGTAGCCGTCGCCCCTTCGATTGTAGCCGTCGACCTTCCGCGTGGTAGCCGTCGCCCCTTCGGTTGTAGCCGTCGACCTTCAGGTCGACGGTCAGTGATCTTCCCGAGAGATCGTGGAGGCGTCAGGCGTTAGGCGTTACTGTGACCCGCCTGCCATCAACCGTTTTGCTTCCGGGTCGACGAATGCCGTCGGCTTGGGCGACTGGCTCAGCGTCAGCAGCGCCTCGGGCGTCGGCACCTTGCCGGCCTCGACCGTCACGTCGAGGTACATCGACCCACCGCGCCCCGACTGCTGATGGACGGTGGCCACGCGAATCTGGTGCGGCCCGGGGGGCAGGTCGATGCACCAGATGGTCCGCAGCCCGAGCGTGCCGAGCATCTCCACCTGCTGGGGACCCACCTTGAGTTCGGCCTTCTTCTGGGTGGCGTTGGCCATCTTGCCGTTGCCATCGATGCTCAGGATGGCCTGCTCGATGCCGACGCGATCGCCCTCGAGGCCGTTGACGAGCGGCCCTCCAGCCGTCTCCGTGATGACCGCGTAGCGCACCTTGCCCTTCTGCTCGCCGATCGCGATCATCTGCACGACCATCGGCAACGCGTCCACGGGCACGATCCCCGACAGCAGTGACCGGATCGCCGGCGACAGGTTGGACGGGACCTTGTCGGCCTCGGGAATGCCCGGCGGCGCCATGTACCCCTTGCGCGAGAGCACCTTCACACCAGGCCGCGTGACCCGCACCTCGAGCGGCCGGACACGTGTGCCCTTCACTTCCTTGTCGGGCTCGTACCCCAAAACGTAGTAGTCGCTGGCATCGCGCAGCACTCGGTCCACGGCGGCGCCGAGGTCGTTCGTGTCGACAAGCGAGACCCCGCCGGTCAGGGCCGCCAGGTCGCGCAGTTGGTTCTTGGCCTGCATGAACTGCGCGTTGATGTTGGAGAGGTCGTCCTGGGCGATCTCGCGGCCGCCAAAGCCGCGCGTGTTGCCCTCGCTCGCGACATCGACCTGACGCGTGAAGCCCTCAATCATGCGATCGGTCGACAGGTCCAGCCCCGCCGGGTTCATCGGATACACGGCGAGGTCGGCCACCGACGCCGCCGCCAGGGCATCGTGCATGGCGCCCGTGGTGTCGCCGCTCAGCGAGGCCGACGTCGTGATCGATCCGCCAATCGATGAGCCCTCGGTCAGGAACACCAGCGACTTGCGCCTGCCACCGACTTCACGCACGGCATTGGCGATGCGCCCAATCGCCTCGTAGGCATCCTCGAGGCGCATGGCACGCTGCTGCTCGGAGGCGGCGAGCCCGGGCGTGCGCATGCCTTGCAGCAGCGGATTGGAGAACGTCTGCGGCGTCTGCCGCAATTCCAGGGTCGGATCCGGCAGCCGGATTCCTGCAAACGACTCGATGATCTCCAGCGCTCGCCGGCGATCGCGGATGAAGCCGGCGGTGGCAATCCCCGGTGTGCTGGTCAGCCCGACATACAACAGATCCGACGGGGCCAGGTTGGCAATCAGGTGCCGCGCGGCATTGCGCGCCTTCTCCGTCCGGCGCGCGTCGATGTGCAGATCGTCGATCAGCAGGCCGATCACCCGCGACGACGAACTCCATGCGTTGGTGACCAGGGCGACAGCATTGTTCGGGTCGCTCGGTGACTCGACGGTGTCCAGCGGAATCGAGCCGCCGTTGTAGGTGTAGGCGGCAAACGACTGGATGTCCTGCTTGCGGCCGCCGTCGTAGACCTCGAATTCGTTTGCCTTGAGGTCGCGCACCGGATTGCCCTCGGCGTCCACCACGAGGGCGCTCACCTCGACGCGCGTCACCTTCAACCGAAACGTCGGTCGCAAGTCCGACGACACGTTCGTGTCGAGCGGCATCGTCGGCAGTTCCCGCCCCGTCGGCTGGTTGCGCATGCCGCTCATGATCTGGGCAGAAGCACCAGCCGGAATGCACAACAGGACACACGCCAGGAGAGGCGTTATGCGAAGAGCCATGGTCCCACCTCGACGCGGGCAGCAGACGTGATGGACCGCTCGGAGAGCGGTCCCTACCAACGATGCTCGGCAGCGGTATGGGGCCAGTGTAACGCTTAACGCTTAACGCTTAACGCCTACGGCCTGCTGCTGCCGGCGCCCGGAGCACGGCCACGCCGCGACCTACGACTCCTTGGGCTCGTACTCGGCGCGATCGGCCGGGCGGGCCAGGACCCGCCTGGCCACCGGGTCGAAGCCCATCGCACGTCCTTCCTTGTACGACTGGACGCCGAGCTGGATGGCGACGGTCACCTGGTAGCCCTTCAGCACGTCGTAGATGGGCGCCTGGCGGCTGCGCATGCTGTTCAACCAGTTGTCGGCGAGGTCCTCCATCGGCTGGTCCGTGGTGATCTCCACCTCGGTCAGGCCGTCGTTGGCCTCCTTGAACTGTTTCTCGAACGTCCGCTCGGCGGTGATCACACCGCGGCCGCTCCCGCGCACCGCCGGCGGTCCCGGCTGCCGCGCCGCCGGCAGCACCTGCAGGGTCCCCCAGTTGCCGTACACGGTGATCGGCGCCGAACTCTCGTTCGCCATGCAGGAGACCATGTTGAAGCAGTATTCCTTCGGGTACTCCACCGTCGTCATGTAGGTGTCGGGGACCTGACGATCCTTCTGCACGTAGATGCCGCCACCGCTGACGACCCGCGTCGGGAAGTCGAAGCCGACGATGGCACTGAGGGCGCCAAGGCGGTGGAACAGCAGGTCGGTCGCGTTGCCGCCCGAGTAGTCCCAGAACTTGCGCCACCGGAAGTAGCGTTCCTTGCTGAACGGGCGCTTGCGGGCGCCGCCGAGCCACGCCTGCCAGTCGAGGTTCTCGGGCGTGACCGGTGCGTCAGGCCAGGACTCGCTGCCGATACCGGGGATCGGGTAGTCCCACATGCCCTCGGTGGTGTTGCGGTTGTAGCTGATGAACCCCCACACCACTTTGCCCATCCTGCCGGCTTGCACGTACTCGTGCAGCTTCTGGTCTAGCGGGGAATTCAGGCCGGAACCGCCCACCTGCAACATGCGCCCTGTCTGCTGCACGACGTCGTGCAGTTTCGCGGCCTCGTCGATGCTGTAGGTCATCGGCTTCTCGAGGTACACGTCCTTGCCGGTCAGCAGCGCCGCGCGCGCGATCGGGTAGTGCAGG includes:
- a CDS encoding dihydrodipicolinate synthase family protein, whose translation is MQGVFSVLATPFRQGGDVDVESLRRYVEHFIGAGVTGFTALGVLGEAARLTERERALVLDTVLGQVNGRAPVVVGTTTEGLQTCLELSRAAQAAGATAVMVSPPRAPKLNSASVKAHFAALAEALTIPIVIQDFPPVSGFTMEASLLVQIAREIPTARTIKLEDPPTPLKTARLLDAAGDVALTIFGGLGGVYLLEELMAGSAGAMTGFAFPEILVAIVSRWHAGDRDGAADLFYKTVPLMRLEFQEGIGMAVRKEVLKRRGLIADASTRAPGATIDPGTRAALDRLITWTAAQEGLAWISD
- a CDS encoding SDR family oxidoreductase, whose amino-acid sequence is MDLGLTGKVAMVGGASRGLGLAVARALVAEGAQVSIASRDDVRIDAAAAALRDGTPGAQVLAVPADLRTSDDITTWHDATMERFGGVDLLFVNTGGPPPGPALSFDDQAWQQAVDLLLLSAIRMVRLAVPVMAARGGGSILMTTSSAIKEPIANLALSNVVRASVSALVKTLSNELAPQRIRVNNLVPGRIDTDRVRELDEGRAKIASISLEEQRTRMEATIPTGRYGAPDEFGKAAAFLLSDASAYTTGAILQIDGGLIKGVW
- a CDS encoding proline dehydrogenase family protein; this encodes MHPVRSVLLAASENRWMRENATRLPVFRRAVKRFMPGERLEDALDAADALRRQEGIATILTRLGEGVTQMTEADAVTEHYLDAAGQIEQRQLDTQISVKLTQLGLDMDPARCRAHVRHLAARAAAGGAMLWIDMEQHQYVHPTLELYHAVLAEHRNVGVCLQAYLYRTEKDLQAIIEAGGAVRLVKGAYKEPASVAWPKKVDVDASYLALAKTMIGTDAGARGFRAVFGTHDVTIIDAIQQHAKTTGVANDAYEFALLYGIQRSVQQQLARDGYGLRVLISYGDYWFPWYMRRLAERPANVWFVARTMFAK
- a CDS encoding amidohydrolase family protein, whose protein sequence is MKIDSHQHLWRFDPVEYGWIDEKATALRRSYLHADLARELTASGLDGAVAVQARQSLAENDFLLGQATASGGRIRGVVGWVNLAADDVDEVLGRYAPQPRFVGVRHVVQGETDPGFLARPAFNRGVSRLRRHGLVYDVLIYAAQLPAAIAFVDRHPSQPFVLDHIAKPTIAAGRIDEAWARSFREIAKRSHVTCKLSGVVTEVRDATWSIDVIRPYVDLAIEAFGPARLMFGSDWPVCRLKTEYGDWVRTVQALTSGWSAAEQAAFWGGTAATTYKLAPDA
- a CDS encoding Gfo/Idh/MocA family protein, yielding MTRQPSRRRFLVHSAAGAAATFGAVSAPAVISAQSQARVAGANRRVRVGLIGCGGMGNGDLRDMLKAGAQLVALCDVDDRQVSKTAASMSKQFNQTAELTTRDFRKVLDRKDIDAVIVGTPDHWHALPTVMACQAGKDVYVEKPLALTIGEGRVMVDAARTHGRVVQMGTQQRSAKHFTDAVDYVKGGALGKIRLVKTWAYQDWMGNIPVKPDGPAPAEVDYDMWLGPAKLRPYNENRFHFNFRWYYDYSGGLMTDWGAHMIDIANWGMGVKAPKAAVSVGGKFGFPDDAEETPDTQQALWECDGFSMVWEHATSIGQGPYMRDHGVAFHGNNGVLVVDRGGWEVLPETETKSGKKTYRMMGEPRRGAGNEDSHLKHVQDFLDCMDTRKAPRSDVEVGHNSMIACHLANIAFRLKRRVQWDADKEQFVGDEEAQRLLMPQYRAPWVLPKVTKPTSSAAR
- a CDS encoding response regulator; the encoded protein is MGAPEGHQTDVVGCTLARAAWPAACRQLCEPAGRLRDARKRGHHVTVVDDRRRAVEAAIDGTFDLVLMDVQLPEMSGLEATAAIRTSERGTGRRLPIVAMTADAMPGDRERCLRAGMDDYLTKPVTMRALSDIVERLSETPAPRKRAG
- a CDS encoding metallophosphoesterase family protein, whose translation is MPLLTGPRATRRQFLVTAGAAAASLTFTRLSVSAAQGPAHPLRLALLADTHIPANPADRSRGFSPVDNLAKVVSQVLATPADGALVGGDLARLKGLPEDYARLHEMLAPVLAKMPTGLILGNHDNRENFRQAFPAVAGAAPALANKHTTTREAGGLRFVLLDSLLATDVTPGQLGSAQRTWLASQLAGSSTPTVILVHHTLGGNDGELMDAERLFDVLRPHRQVKAIMYGHSHKYEVIEREGLQLINLPAVGYNFVDNEPVGWIDSVWTDEGVDLTLRSIGGNQAGNGQTTSVHWAR
- a CDS encoding VWA domain-containing protein yields the protein MALRITPLLACVLLCIPAGASAQIMSGMRNQPTGRELPTMPLDTNVSSDLRPTFRLKVTRVEVSALVVDAEGNPVRDLKANEFEVYDGGRKQDIQSFAAYTYNGGSIPLDTVESPSDPNNAVALVTNAWSSSSRVIGLLIDDLHIDARRTEKARNAARHLIANLAPSDLLYVGLTSTPGIATAGFIRDRRRALEIIESFAGIRLPDPTLELRQTPQTFSNPLLQGMRTPGLAASEQQRAMRLEDAYEAIGRIANAVREVGGRRKSLVFLTEGSSIGGSITTSASLSGDTTGAMHDALAAASVADLAVYPMNPAGLDLSTDRMIEGFTRQVDVASEGNTRGFGGREIAQDDLSNINAQFMQAKNQLRDLAALTGGVSLVDTNDLGAAVDRVLRDASDYYVLGYEPDKEVKGTRVRPLEVRVTRPGVKVLSRKGYMAPPGIPEADKVPSNLSPAIRSLLSGIVPVDALPMVVQMIAIGEQKGKVRYAVITETAGGPLVNGLEGDRVGIEQAILSIDGNGKMANATQKKAELKVGPQQVEMLGTLGLRTIWCIDLPPGPHQIRVATVHQQSGRGGSMYLDVTVEAGKVPTPEALLTLSQSPKPTAFVDPEAKRLMAGGSQ
- a CDS encoding Gfo/Idh/MocA family protein, producing the protein MSSESSKTTTRRQFLGQTAGTVAGASLAGAATRVEATQPMSRSASRVLGANDRIRLGFIGCGMQFQDLLRRGFLPRRERQGDVEFVEVCDVWQPRVDNAKVKTGAERGGRDYRTVLDRPDIDGVVVVVPDHLHYPIARAALLTGKDVYLEKPMTYSIDEAAKLHDVVQQTGRMLQVGGSGLNSPLDQKLHEYVQAGRMGKVVWGFISYNRNTTEGMWDYPIPGIGSESWPDAPVTPENLDWQAWLGGARKRPFSKERYFRWRKFWDYSGGNATDLLFHRLGALSAIVGFDFPTRVVSGGGIYVQKDRQVPDTYMTTVEYPKEYCFNMVSCMANESSAPITVYGNWGTLQVLPAARQPGPPAVRGSGRGVITAERTFEKQFKEANDGLTEVEITTDQPMEDLADNWLNSMRSRQAPIYDVLKGYQVTVAIQLGVQSYKEGRAMGFDPVARRVLARPADRAEYEPKES